TGTAAAGCCCCTTAGTGAATGAACTTTTTGATATTTGGCATGTAGCACACCTTGCTATCACATCTTGCACATCCTtgagcatcttaggccaatagaagtGCTCTCCAAGGATATCATAAGTCTTATTAACGCCAAAGTGTCCAGCCAACGCTCCTCCATGCGCTTCTCTAACCAATAGCTCTCAAATTGAACTCTTAGGAATACAAAGCTTGTTTCCTTTGAACAAATATCCTTCTTGCACCGAGAACAAATTAGTAGGACTAATAAGTTCATTTGAAAAATCAGGATCATCTTTGTATAATTCTTTCAATTGCTCAAATCCAAGTAACCTCGCATCAAGTGCAACAAGCAAACAATGCCTCCTTGAAAGCGCATCAGCCACAACATTAGAGTTTCCCATTTTATACTTTGAAGAAAAGGTAAAGGATTGTAGGAACTCTACCCATCTGGCATGTCTTGCATTCAACTTTTGTTGCCCATGAATGTGCTTTAGAGCCTCGTGATCAGAATGCAGAACAAATGGTTTTGGGCGAAGATAATGAGCCCAATGATCCAGTGCTCGCACAATCgcatagaactctttgtcataGGTGGAATACTTTAGCCTTGCTCCACCCAATTTCTCACTAAAGAATGCAATAGGTCGTTTCTCTTGGATTAGAAcagctccaactccaactccgctaGCGTCGCATTCAACTTCGAACAATTTGTCAAAGTTGGGCAAAGCTAGAATAGGTGTTGAACACAACTTATCTTTGATCTCAACAAATGCCTTTTGTGCACTTGGATTCCACACAAACTCTCCTTTCTTTGTTAGCTCGGTGATAGGTGCAACAATAGAGCTAAAATTCTGAATGAACCTTCGATAAAATGAAGCCAATCCATGAAAACTTCTAACTTCAGTAGTTGTTTTAGGAATAGGCCACGATTGAATTGCTTCCACTTTTGAAGGATCAACGCTCACCCCTTCTTCTCCAACGATATAACCAAGAAAGGTCACACTAGGCACCATGAACATGCATTTCTCGAGCTTTCCATAAAGTTTCTGTTCTCTTAACTTCTCAAATACCTTTCTCAAATGTTCCAAGTGTTGCTCCTTATTTTTGTCAAATAAGAATGTCATCAAGATAAACAACGACAAACTTATTAATAAATGGCCTTAGGACCTCATTCATCAGCCGCATGAAAGAACTAGGAGCATTgcataacccaaatggcataacaagccactcatacaacccTTGCTTTGTTTTGAAGGCTGTTTTCCATTCGTCACCTTCTCGGATCCTCATTTGATGATAACCACTTCGAAGATCAATTTTCGAGAACACACGAGCTCCATTCAACTCATCAAGCATATCATCTAGCCTCGGCATAGGAAAGCGATACTTAATTGTAATATTGTTCACTGCTCGGctatcaatacacatacgccatgtCCCACCTTTCTTGGGTACCAAAAGAGCAGGTACGGCACAAGGACTAAGACTCTCTTGCACATAGCCTCGATCAATCAATTCTTGCACTTGTCTTTGCTACTCTTTAGCCTCTTCTGGATTGCATCGATAGGCTGGTTTGTTTGGAAGTGTAGCTCCTGGAATAAGATCAATTTGGTGTTCTATGCCACGCTTAGGAGGTAATCCAAGTGGCAACTCTTCCGGGAACACATCaccaaactcattcaacaacattTGGACAGTCTCGTCATGAACTCCAATTCCCTCTTCCACATCTCGAACCATAAGAACATAAGCTTGTTCCCCTTGTTCTAATGCTTCAACAAATTCTTTAGCATTCATAAACAAATTCTCATTTTTCTTCTTTACTTTGTTAGGTGACAAGGGTTTCAAGTGGAATCTGTTTTTACCCTTACTAACAATGTAAATGTTATCCCTTCCTTGATGAACAACTTCTCTATCAAACTGCCATGGTCGTCCCAATAGAATATGACACGCACTCATGGGTAACACGTCACACCATACTTCGTCTTCATAGGGACCCAtaacaaatgaaagtaaagctTGTTTCTTGACTTTAATCCCGCTGTTTTCATTTAACCAATGCAGCATATATGGTTTATGGTGATTACGAGTCTCAAGCTTAAAGTAATCCACCAATTCAGTAGCCACTGCATTTGTGCAAGACCCACTATCAACAATCAAATTGCAAGTCTTACCATGCACCTTACAACGAGCATGGAAAATCTGCTCACGTTGCTCCATTTCAATCGGTGTGGATTGAATATGCAAGTTTCTCACCACGAACATCTCCTTATCAGTGTCATATGATGGTTCGACAATATGAGTGTgaacctcatcatcttcttcatctccATCGTTCTGGACAGAATTGACCTCCGTCTCATTTGTCACCACGAAACATGGAGTAATCTCACCTAACTCTTGAAGCGTAAGCGCTCTCTTTTGGGGACATTCGTTAGCGATGTGTCCATAACCTTGGCACTTAAAGCATCTCCTAGCACCCATATTTTTAAAATCAGTAGCAActcctttgcctttgtctttgggTTCTTCCTTTTTGGCTTCCTTATTGAACGATGATGTAGCGCTTGACTTATAAAAAGGATTAACACCCTTAGAACCATCACGAGCAACCAGGGGTTTCTTTCCTTTGTCCTGCTTTTCAAACTTAAGAGCAAGCTTACACACATCATTAAAATCAAGGAAATTCTGAACTTCAACTCGTTGTGCCAATGAAGGACTCAAACCCTTAATGAATCGAGCAATTTGCATCTCCTCCCGTTCCTCAAGGTCACACACCATAATTAGTCTTTCAAACTCCTTAATGTAATCAGTCACACTTAAATTACCTTGAGAAAGAGATGTAAGCATCAAGTCACGCTCTTGTTCATAGTCTCTTGGCACGAAGCGTTTTTGCAAGTGCTTCTTCAACTTATTCCAAGTCTCAATTTTACTTTTTCTTTCACGCCTTCTTTGCTTCTTAAGGTTCTCATACCACAAGGATGCATACTTGGTCATTTTCAAGGTAGCAACCTTGAATTGCTTGTGTTCATCATAGCCTTTATATTCAAAGACTCTCTCTGCTTGTCTCACCCAATCTAGGAATTTTTCAAAGATCAAGTTCCCCTTCAAACTCCGGgatatcaagttttaatccacgaTCATCATCATTATTCCTCCTTGGTTCAGGAATGGAATGATGGCTCTCATCGGAATCTGAACTTTCAACATGCCTTTTCCCCTTCTTTCTAAGAGTATGATTACAAATCTGATCAATCTTGTAATTCATTTGTGCCATTCGTTTTGTTAAGTCATCCATACGTTCCTCCCATGGTTCTTGATATGAACCATCGTGAGACAtctcccctttttttttttttttttcacgggtgAACAAAGATCTGTGAATAGTACCGGCGTGaacagtgattttttttttttttttgcaagataATAACACGTGATTATGCTCTTCCCAAGacaaacttgttaagaaacaaatttgaacacagctctgataccaatttgatgtaaaaccgGGTACCAAATCGGTGTGAATGTTAGACACGAAAAGGGGGCTGATTTGGTGAAGTGTTTTGagtgatatttttgtgtttttagagtttaaattgcagcggaaaatgTTAAGTAAAAATGGATATGGATTAGCTAAGAAACCTCGCAAGATAACTCAACTAAAACTGAGATCTCCAACCAAGACCACACAGGAacaaggagggaaacaaaggatatttcaaccaagaacacacagtaaacaaggttgaaatatggcgccgacctcgcaaggaagacaagaacactcgcaagcattcaaagtttgagagaaaatctctacacttggtttatatttctgaaaattggatgattacaaatgaggatTTTTGTCCCTTATATAGCCTAGGATGTACTTGGGCTCCAAGGCAGCATTAAATGCTAAAAACTATTTCTTAGGCATGCTTGGCCACCAAGGCATTATTTAAAATTATATAGAAAAAATATGCTAGATTTTTGTAAAAACTAGGTGAGGAAGACTAAAATCATCCTCTTAACTTGGGCGGCACTCTCCTTGGGCGGCACTCCTTGGACGCCTTTCTCGGATCAGCTCGTGCTCGATGTCCAACTTATCATTGTGACATAACTCGCATTTCTTTTAGCGCCAAAATAAGGACTCGGATCAGCGTTAAGTAAGAGTGCGCTAGAGCTCGACATTGCTCCCGCATcattaataaaagatcaaaagcttgtgaacaagctccaaataagcacacgtatgggttgctcaatttgaatatgagatttggccaaggaggcttgtagaatgttcttttccttgccttctccttagcgttagagctttcccgacgcttcaaataggtaaacccatgattcttgccaacactaagcatgaagtgtggttcatttccatccatggacttccacttaccaacttcttcttcaattttggtgatggtgatagcatttcgatttttcaatccttccaaggtagaaggagaattttcataactttgatgattggataccataggagttgagattgtgggtgccaaatcttcacaagtagcctcacgagcaattttctctttgagctttttcatcaaatagctcttgtaagaaactttggccttttgaagaaggtctatcatatcctcttcaatgatcattggctccaagataggtgccaagtggtcttcatgaaggataaaggaaggacggtcttcttcatgatagggtatctcaaatgcctcaagaataggctcctcaagcaaggagATATTGAGAGTCCTTCCTCTAGGTTCATAATCATTGTCGCTATCTTCACGTGAATCATAAATGTGGGCTCCATGTAACTCTTTTGCCAACCCCTCAACGTTcatatcaaaagacacaccctcatactcacaaaggttaagagtatttggtttgatcaacctcatgtcttcttcatcaaacaaaacactttcatagtcacaagagctcaaggaacttggcccctcccacttctcatcttccatgtcaaaggtcactacttcaaattcgcactTATGCttaatgtccaaagaacggtggtgagtgattgcttgggattctttcaattgggcaatttgaatcctcaattcctctctttggataacaatgtttttaagaacattatcttctttttggctctcttctagcatttgtttgaagaagttttgttgatctcccatcatttggagaatcatgttttgaatgggttcatctttttgttgtgggtatgtgtgaaagtggttgtattgtggcaattgaaactcattatgaagtgggtattgggggagtgattgttgttgatattgggtgtggtgattttggtgggaaaaattggggtagtggttaggattttcgttgtacaaataataaggtaggtttgtgttgacttgctcctcaaactccccatacccatagtcatactcaaaagatccaccacatactccatatgtcaagtcttgcattatcatggtcaagataaagatacaactacaaacatggaaactacaagaaaacggtaaaaacgatccttgaggaacaagttcctcaaggtgaaagcacaattaaaatagacaaacaagtaataacttaatcacatagcaccgtccccggcaacggcgccattttgatccggacgatgtcgtcactcatccaatcaaacacatttataatactcaacaaactactagttagcggtaagtcgaggtcgatctatgggacggtgtgctttgggttctaagtctatctatctcaatttatgctagtgtcacaaattggttgggtttgtagttgtgttctagactaataaaagcaataaagtagaacaagcaataaaagagaagatgtaaacaaatgattaaaagtgctaggatatcatggggtcataggggattcatggtgttgatcatacaaacatgtttacaaagttacaagcaattaatgttgtggaggaaccgagttggtttatgtcttacggttcataggaagggttgggtcccggagccgaatcgattagattgtacaacacctacaagtcgacttactttcctcctattcaacttctatgcatggtctaacaagactcgagttggtttatatcttacaagtcaagttgagtagataagagatggtaaaaatacaaggattcataggcttagcatttcattaaacataacatgtgcataaagttgacatcacaacaagcaagcaatttaatcatgtgaacatattagattaagcatgaatcaatcccatgttggtttcccttaattacccactaatcctagctaagtaactactcactcatcatcatgggaaacatgtcattaatggtgtcaatcatcacaacaagtataaacatgataatagaatgaagaaatgaacaataaagattaaagagtaaagtaattataccaaagtttagatgatccaaataataaagcaaagaataatagaagaaacttgattgattgatggaagattatcaatctcccaataataacccaataatcttcaattacccaataataaacttgaataataaacttgaacaataattaaggagagattaatgtgtaatttgtggaaagattgaagattaatctattctaatctactcctaatctaatctaagaggaatttctaataaaacttgattataTTCTCataaaacttgatgatttgattattacaaatgtggtatttatagtggaaattaggtggatgcattagggttaactaagggctaaactagtaattacacttttgagattgagcaaggaggagccggtatttttcggaggaagggcttctttctttgtagcttggagaagacgaaattgtgctgtgcaggaatccgggcggattaaggtcgggacggacggattctgctaatggaagacgagcggatttgatggaatccgggcggattctgtcgGGGTAATCTGAGCGTCTttgtgggaatccgctcggattgtgtagtggggagacgggcggattgtagacaatccgcttggattgttcttcagcagtagttcatcttcttttcttccctttttttcataaattccttggggatttccttggggactcaaggatcttttctcaacattgctcttctactataatatgtacaaaggccttctaatcttgtctctccttgatgcttggtcattgaattcgatcaatttagtctcgttttgccatgaaaatgcaagattcttactcctttcctaccaagggatcaaaatctcaaagaatatgcaaaacaaagaactaaagataagaaatgacccaaataagcactaaaaagcatggaaacaaggctaattcgggggctaaatatgcgccaattatggtcacatcactaggtcaaggcttaccaaaattaaaaaggctaaaggcatcgattcaattagcaagatacagtttaaggcagtgattaacaacatagacttaacTACAACGAAAAATccgtaaactaattaacaattaacatcggTCCATCGAATCCCCAAGTCCTAGCAGGGAGAATTTGCTAGACATGAATAAAAGAGCAAGAACAAAATGGaagagaaataataaacattaactaaagagagaaaagggaaaaagagaaTTACAGAGAAAAGATCCGGAAAAGAGAGAGGAAATAATGGTATCCAGCAGTAAAAAAGAAGAAAAGTCAGGTGtatgatacccgtcgctgtgagtaccaaagataaaatttataaactcctattaagactaacctaggctagtggtaacagggtcgatccacaaggaggcagttgtaaattctagttgttctatgatcagtctaaggtaactattgtgggggttggttgaattggtctataactaataacaataagaagaaaataaactaaagacgtggattaaacagataagagaaaggtactaggatggtcgggtcattacagcttcggcggcagcaaactaagtcggtctgaaataagcacaggtaaggcgggaaataagaggtcctctcggtccactcctaacagatagcatctctcgatctcgctataggtccctaatgtcactaatactgactctcgtcctgaaaagcgactaatggtctaaactatacctatctttcgatctcagcacagtttagtcgaattaattgacggtcacataacctaccctacctttcggcctaacgggtcagtcacaaaagaggcatctaactggtcgcatgcattcaactcgtcagatacaagataaaaaacaattaaaacgaaggtaaccttacaaggtcagtcgatcgaccaactatgtcagtcgatcgactgacacgcgggttcagtccgtgtctaatctaatgccgcctagccataaatcacctacatcctagcacaagccatttagctactcatggtgaatgtaaaaacaacaataagactAATGACAATTATGGAATTCATGTTTgatgtaaataacaataataatgaagcgataattggctttggggaacgctaactatcaattctatactaataaaagcaataaacggaaatagggcagaatgaataccgaaaattcagaggaagattaagattaagaactgaaagatccgatgcaaaagtcgatatatcaaaccctaattgcgAAATAAGCTAAATTATTATGATGagaaacttaaaataaaaacTTTATGTAAAATCTCTGATGATAGCTAGATATGtgtatgttacgttatataggaatatcaacgcaacaacttattccaaaacctaaaacttcacgggctttctaaatctcgtctgggatcgaagtctggtcgatcgactaaggatgctggtcgatcgatcgctcctcaaagaacaACGAGCTTCGGGatccgataggtggtcgatcgactgatgatactagtcgatcgaccggattagctgctacttgacttctttaaactcgtggattcgtctttcgggccttgaattgcgcaccaagcttgttccttaagcagttcctttacgtcatttgcaatgcagcttactcggggatggattcggcttgatttcccgctaaattctccacatttctgcaataaagtacaaaagcacgaaagtagaggaaaatagaggaatatgggcatatatagcacagttgagctctgaaatgcgtgtaaaaagagatgtaaaacatcatataaatgacacgcatcaaatctccccaaaccaaaccttgcttgtccccaagcaagaactagactcgatctattgacctaatggaacgagttcaaactcagagcgaaatgcaaactgtaaggcctaaaccaatttaatgcacaaccaacaatcaactagtaatgcgaatcatgcaaacgaattataaagtcgtcaaaaactcatttgaaccgttgactatagagacttatcaaattggactctcacgggtcgctcaaatcactcaattaagcacaggtgatatatttgtaagatagaaagaattaatattGTAATGaccctcacctaactacgacctatgaaaacatgccagcaatagattatgaagacgacctctatgaccgtacatacgcattccaaccaaacagat
The Silene latifolia isolate original U9 population chromosome 11, ASM4854445v1, whole genome shotgun sequence genome window above contains:
- the LOC141614228 gene encoding uncharacterized protein LOC141614228; the protein is MTKYASLWYENLKKQRRRERKSKIETWNKLKKHLQKRFVPRDYEQERDLMLTSLSQGNLSVTDYIKEFERLIMVCDLEEREEMQIARFIKGLSPSLAQRVEVQNFLDFNDVCKLALKFEKQDKGKKPLVARDGSKGVNPFYKSSATSSFNKEAKKEEPKDKGKGVATDFKNMGARRCFKCQGYGHIANECPQKRALTLQELGEITPCFVVTNETEVNSVQNDGDEEDDEVHTHIVEPSYDTDKEMFVVRNLHIQSTPIEMEQREQIFHARCKVHGKTCNLIVDSGSCTNAVATELVDYFKLETRNHHKPYMLHWLNENSGIKVKKQALLSFVMGPYEDEVWCDVLPMSACHILLGRPWQFDREVVHQGRDNIYIVSKGKNRFHLKPLSPNKVKKKNENLFMNAKEFVEALEQGEQAYVLMVRDVEEGIGVHDETVQMLLNEFGDVFPEELPLGLPPKRGIEHQIDLIPGATLPNKPAYRCNPEEAKE